cagatcggactatgggatcaaaagttatggacaaaatacgaTTTATACACAAAAATcacgctaagaaattctcactcaatttttttagtatatctaatgtacgagaaaggcacaaacaccgctaggtggatcaatcagggttttttcgTTCTCCTTCGGGTTCAAACCCTAGTTTTTCTCGTTACATTTTATAATTCATGAGAAAAGCACCATACCCGCAAGGTGGATTAAACTGAGTTGATTATCTTGTTCATAAATAGTCAACGGCAACTGAGGATGACGAGTTTTGTCTGATTGAATGAATTGCGTTTTCGGAGACGATCTTTTCTTTCTTTGCAGCGTAAAGTAAGTACAGAATATGCTGTACTCTATATTATATTAGTTAAGAGTAATCTTTTTATTCAGTTTATTTAGTTACAGTTATGTTATGATTATGCATATAACGATATGCTCGGTAACTTACATTTAGCTATGGTGtcaattagatttgaaaagCGGAATCGGAGCGAACAATTACGATGAAGATAAGATGAGCTTGTGGAATAATTTATTTGCTTTGCTCAAGCGCGTTACAATTGCCATAAAGCCTTATTAACTAATACTAGACTTCAAAGATTTATGTTCATTTACAAATTACATCAAATTCAACATTTGTCAAATGAATGCTAGATTTGCTACATTGCTTCTACTGTTAGTTAATCAAATACAAGTTAAAACGTAGCCACTATTTACTGTTTGATAGAATACAGTGGTTCACAGATAAACAGACTTTTGATTAACTTCGTTTCGAAATAACCTCTTGTCGTTGATCTAAACTCGATCAGTTGTGTCTTCCGGTCGCTTACAGAAACAGTCTGGCGGACATTGAACGGGGCTGCTGTCGGCCGGACAGTACGTACACCGCTGTGGATATTCCTCGCTAGGAATAGAAGAGAAACTGTATGACTTACTTATTCTATCAATGGGATCAATCCGAAATAATTGATGCGAATTATATTTATGTCAAACCAGTTCCTCTTGATGTAGCACAACCCCATGTTATCATCAATCGAATTGGTTTGCATAAATTTAAGTTTCGATTCTTGATTTGAATGCTGGAAGGAATAATTGCTCTAAATGTGTGTCTTACGTCCTTCAACGTAGGCTGAAAAGAAGTTCATCGGATTATTTCAAATTAAAGACTCTTAAAAAGTACCTAAACTTCACTTGAAACGGTTCATTTATAATTAACGACATTAATTACAACTCAATTTTGGCTCATTATGGCAACCAACGAAACCTTAATTGAATACGTAATCATCGATTTGAATGTCGGATACCTCTTTTCCCGCATCCTTTTTCGGTGGCTGAATGGAGGAATGATGTGTATCCTTGAGATTTCGCTATGTTGGTATCCTGTACCGTGCAGTCTTTGTGAAAGGGATGGAACCAATCTGGAAAGAAGCGTAAACAACATTCGGTTTAACAAACTGCAATTCTGGAGAATGTCTGGTGGGTGGGGTGAGAAGCTTATAACTTCGATTGGATGTTTAACGAGCAAATGAAGGGGCTATCACCGGAACGTGTGTCTTTAATTTGGCAGAACTGTTTTCTTAAGGCTCTTATCCTTACGATGTACAAAGATTGGAGTGAGAAACAGCTTTTTGAGTGAAGAACAACAACAACGCGGTGTTGAGAAGAAGGTGGAGAACAAAACtgtttttgggaaaatttgGTAGGAAGCGTGCGCCCACTACATGACCGGTACCAATTCGAAGATAGTAACGACCTTTTTATATGAAGGGTGTAATTGAATTGCTCGGATTATGTTTTCCTCTTGAGAGAGATTTGTTTCGGTGTTGTTGTTCGTGATTTGAGAGCAAAATAAGTCTGTGAAAATGAGGTGATGAGGGAATAAAAGTGTTACTTATTTTGAAACGAGGGGGGGATTCTACACAGTCGTGATTCGATGGTTGAACCACAATCTCGTCCCAATTGACGTAATttgttttgtctttctcgtaaaCTAAGTGTAACGCCAAGGCTATTGGATCACTCCTGAAAcgatgtgtatgtgtgtgtatattagggtgtcccaaaattggacaaagtccGGAATATTTGGGGCTCAATCTTCAAATGAAAGCCAATCTTCAAGGGATAGCCCCGACCCATTTAATGAAAAAAgcttttataggtaacatcgaaaaaaaaaacggaatatcggaaaaaaaatcgatggaaCTCAtccatttaatattttttacatttaactcgGGAGCTTAGCTTTATGGTATAACTTTGATATAGCATGTTTaaggtctatatatttttcacgcCTACTTCCATAGAAATAGGTGCTTATATAACCGATACAGCAttcaaatgagttgcataatagtagtttgtgcaactagttgcaaaaaaataatttttcattacgagttgtacgtttatctaaCGAGGCTTCCCGAGTTGTATTTATCCAACtaacactactaccactactgTATTTATCCAACTACGAGTgctaaaaaatcgaaaaatgggctttaatatgaaaaatttCTATCAGACAGTACCAgactaaatttcttcaagatcaTTTTACCattaaatcatgttgctgcagagaacagtCACAGGTTatgttatcgtgccaaattgcatagctcGACAAGCTTTGAtgaacttgcctttggaaaattctgatgtCTTGTTCATCAAACTGTTTAATtaattacgcgacgcagagaatacactaagGGTAAGTCCTCaaccaagctaattcagcaaaatattgtcatgtaactactgttctgatgttggtttttcattggaGTTGTATAATGGTCATTAATCGATTTGGCTGTCGTCGGCGGAAAGTGAagttttctggcaagattctttggttttggtTCTGATAGTCATTGACAATGAAATCGATTTTTCCGATACACCATTTCATACAACAGAAGGTGTATCCGAGATGAATTTtcatcaaagtgcaaaacttaatcgCATTGCGACGATAGAAAGTTGCCCTTCTGTAGCACAATCACAAGCGCGGACCATTATTTTAAACAAGGGAAGGTTGATCCGAGATCCAAGAATTTTCATAACAGAGCAAAATCAATAGTTTGGTGATGACAGAAACATGCGGACGCTACCACTAATGCGATGGTTTTCCGCTGAAACTGCTTGTTCGATCGCTCTCtgcgaaatcccgatcaaaattactcgcgcgcgccgaaagcAGCTTTTTTGTATACAGTAAAGCATAGTTTCCCAAAGTTGGGGGTTCGTGACCTCCTTCCATAAGGTTTACATAGGGTGGGGGTCGCGGCCCACCACTTTGGGAAACTATACAATAAAGTAAGCTCGTTGGCCCCGCTTTTTTGTGATACCTTTGTTATGCAGGGAtcgtaattctcactcattGAGCGGAGAATGCTCCCTCACGCTGATTTTAGCCGAGAAATCGATTTGcgggaaaataaaaaatgtgtcAAGAGAGATAACCATTTCTCCCCCACTAGAAgtgccgcgaaaagttgatttgctcgtttcctcactcctttcttccttttggTGCCATCACCAGTTGCAAAAAGAGCAGCCTTTATGAAACCAACAACCTCATCCCTACATGCAGTTgatgtggtggtgtggctatAGTTATCGCATCCCGTCGATGATGATCATCTAAATTCGAATCACGTTGCAGTCATAAAATTTTTGTAATCGCTTGCCGAAaaatttcgcgaaaagttgGTCTGGCGTAGAtgagatccattaattacgtcacgcaaaaattgacgattttcaaccccctccctctACCCCCTTCATCACTCTTTTTGTAATAAACctctaattttttttgtaaagcTTGTCACGCTGCTATGGACCCTCACCTCCTCCCCCTAGAggtgtgacgtactttgtggatggccccaatgtgatgaaacgaaaaaagaaataattgaTGAATTATTCATCAAGTAGGCATGATTTTAGCTTATATTCTAGGTTCGCCCTAGAGCTGCGGTGCTCAACCTTttccttgagaggtaccccttcgaacttttgcaatcattgaggtaccccttatgatttttttgctgtaaatgaaaattacagattctgtttttacacggatttttgttacacggccgtgtaaaaaaaaatccaatacaaaatttttgcaaagttgcttcattttgcatgattcgtcgagaaattataaaactttttttacacggattttcaaattttgaactgaaaacttttttttacacgcaacgcatcccccgtgtaaaaaaagaatcgggtgtatatgaaaaatggacctgaaaactaacgaaatatattattattattattattatttatttgggaCACTTcacttcatttttttaaacttctcaattaaaattaagttcttacATCGAGGGACTATTGAAGGCCAAgcatgttgaaaggaggcttacgagccttttggaagtagGATTCCGCGCCTCTTCCGAGAaaaccttccaagcctcttgaagatagacttccgagtctcttgaaaggcggctttccagccacttaaaaggaggcgtccgagcatcttgaaaggaagcctctgAGCTGCTTGAAAAAGAATTATCGAAGGAAGGCTTCTAAACCCCATcatgggaggcttccgagcgttttgaaagaaggcttccgagcgtcttgaaaggaggctttcgaacctcttgaaaggaggcttccgagcctcttgaaaaaaggcttccaagccttttgaaaggtggcttccgcgcctcttaaaaggaggcttccgcgcctcttgaatgaaggctttAGAGTATGAtgaatggaggctttcgagcctcttgaaaaaggcttccgagcctcttgaaaggaggcttccgggcctcttgaaaagaggcttccgagcctcttgaaagtaggcttcctagcctcttgaaaggaggcttccgagccttttgaaaaaaggcttccgagcctctggaaaggtgGTTTCCGCGCCTCttaaatgaaagcttttgagcctcttgaaagaaggcttccgaacttcttgaaagacCTTACTGGCCATTTtatggaaggcttccgagtcactCGAAAGGAGGGTTCTGAGTATCTTGAATGGACGCATCTGAGCTTCTTAAAAAAAGAAGTCCGAGCATTTTGATGGGACGTTTTcgagttcttgaaaggaggcttccaagcctcttggaaagagtcttccgagcctattgaatggCGACTTTTGAGTCacctgaaagggaggcttcaggagtatttgaataaatacttttgagtctttcgagcctcttgaatggtggCTTTTTAGTCACTCAAAATGAGGCATTGGAGTATCGTGAGTGAACGCTTGCAAGCTTCTTGAAGGAAAAAATCCGAGTCTCCTAGAGGGAGGCTTGCGAACCACTCAAAAGGGGGCTTCTgcgccttttgaaaggagccttccgtgCCTTTTTAAAGAGTCGTCCAAGCCTTTTGCAAGAAGGCTTTCaaacctgttgaaaggaggctttaagcctcttgaaaggaaactttcgagctttttaaaaagtcccgagtagcacaattgtCATACACGAGTTTCTGTAACTCATATCGTACCAAATCGAGTCAGATAAGTGCTGAGGCAACCAAAGCAGTAAGATGTGTGCAACTAGGTAGTCTTCCGGGCCTTAAAAAAGGCGGAAGTATCTTGAATGGGCGCCTCTTGAGAATAGAATTCCGAGCATTTCAAAGgaaggcttcgagccttttgaaagaaaaagcAACTAAAaccgcttgatttcgtctcatcgctCAAGATTTTCTGTAAGAAAAGaactgcccctattcgcataagcaTTCCGTGTCAGTTATCTTCAACTTGAGTAATAtcccgttgaatttttcaaactcgttttacattgagtaattgaaaaaaactaataaatcgataaaacgagcaatctttctgaaaatttggcattatatttttttatctgtATACATTGCTATGGGACTATTAAATGGACCATTATTACATTGATGTTTTGTGCGAGAGGGTATCAATATCTGGAATttgactgttatgcgaataaatagcaagatgagacaacacaagtgggttttaattttcaaatttctagaacaacgaatattattttatcagtttttcttctagatgagttcattttaagcttattttTGAAagcaaatcaaaatcgtcaaaaatcgacatgggactcttatgtgaATCGCGGCAGTGAACACTCTCTCgcatttgagatttttcctgCTACTAACGCTACTAACAAACAGCTACTATCACACAGCTACAAACTGTAATCTGTCCCACCAAGCATTCAAGAACTTAtgtgattgtacgacaattccccgaataacaattccccgaatgcaatttccccgaatgtaacatttccccgaatgcatctCCCTTCTTTTTGAGTGAGGCACAAGGCGATGGGTATTAAGTAAGCCATGCGAGCAAAGTCGTATGATTGCCGATACGGAGgatgcgagttcgattctcggtgtggCCTAAGATGCTTCAGGGTGGGAAGCATTCCGGCTCCTTGTacacagtgtatccattgtacttgctacacaagacattcatgcaactggTATAGTACTGGTAGGTACCGGAAAGCTTTCGATAACTATGAGGAATGTCTTCttgaaatgaacgcgtttgtccGGTATAAGATGACGGTAGGAGATAATTTCTTCTTCAGATGATAGCATCGCCCGGTATTAGGGAAAGAaagtgataatgtcttcttcaaatgaacacatttgcccggtataagacaaagaggatagatagtcccttctttaaatgaactcgtttgtctggaataaagtgaaagaatggaacaacgccttctttaaatgatcgcgtctgTCCGGTGTAATGTgaatggaggagataatgccttctttaaattaaaATCTCACGAGACAGAGATTCTGTCCGCAATATAGCAAAAAGAGGAGATAATTCGTTTACTAAGCAACCACGCTTGCCAGATATAAAGAATGATTGATATGAAGCAATTACatgtttcaaaactgctgttatattacaccacacttatctaagaaaatgcttatttgtttaatataacattctgaaaaacggcattcttccaaaggtcattctgaaaaattattattatagctttattaaagaggttttcagccggAGACTGGTTCGCTTCTATTCTGAAAAAGGTAGAATCCATCAAAAGTCACAACGCGAAAGTTACAGGCCATGTTGAGAAAATGAATGcggcaaaatgtttttcggtgaaatataaTACATTTAATACATATTGCGTAATAAGGGatcttacttttttttttcttattatggTAAAATTCGCctgcatcaaaataagagatcaAATTGGTCTttattctcattctcaatttattcatctttgcattatttcgagctaacgcctatttttgaaggaacacATCTACCATTTTCTTACTTTGTAAAACTACCTTCTTTTAAATATTGCATCACATCATTCAGGACAGATACATGTTATAAAAGAACGAATAATAACATCCATTATCTGGTGAAACACACACTGAAGAAGGGacacatttaccattgcattattccgagcagatgcattctttttaaagaaggcatcacgttcaccattgcctctttccgggcaaacgcattattttttgtttacaaggattcacatccaccattgccttatatacagggccggatttatggggggggcCGGGGGCCGTATTTGGGCCCCCTACAAATCTtatatgtaccaaaaccaacctttttgtacattttggggcccccacataccgtcagCTCCTcaggcagcagggaccatgtccaagggcttgacgacccctccccagctgtctgtgagtcagggagttctgcctaggaggtggtggggttaacagcgggcgctgttaattccctccaaaaaccacatatccgcaagcaatccttatcaagcgaccgtgtgccgcttaaagcatacaagcccctaaccccgaatcccaaggtgtcaggcgacccgtgccgaagggatgaatggcctggggggtgaaacaattagccaggtcgttaacggagcctgtggaggttccacagagtgagggctgcttcggcggcaaacgggtggcagtgggtggtacccacacacccccaagtggtgcacatgtggtgcaagcgaatgggagttgggggtattactcgtaatacccccacagagtgaggaccgagtgtatgggtgagcacacaagtaagtctcgcatggtacgcatggtcggtagtgttagaatgactgaagtctggtgaggcctggcaggagtgtcggggggcagatacctctgcggcacctcagaagtaggggacacgaaagtctcgctgcgtctggcaggagtgtcaggggttgatgcttctgcggcacctcagaaatcggagacatgtaaggtagtgGTGTGACCCCGTcccaggatggggagaccaccacattggctgaggactacctgggcCTCGAAACGTCAATGGGTGGGTGCTACTGGCATAGTACCTTATGGAGTCCTATTGACAGTATCAAAgcccgggtaggtgagtgttaggcacgcttgacgtgccgggtgttccacgcttaaacgatgcacaggaggtgcacagagtggataaaatgggagatggggtattacaacccccactgagtgagtgactgaatgtcaaagagagtggtgcacaagtggtgcaagcgattgggactgaatgtatgagcgagcacacaagttagactcgcatggtacgtatggtcagagtggctgcttaggcagtagtgtgatccggctgtcagggacggaatgagtgaagtctcgctaggcctggcaggagtgtcgggggcagatacctctgcggcacctcagaagtaggggacacgaaagtctcgctatgactggcaggagtgtcaggggttgatgcctctgcggcacctcagaaataggagacatgaaagggtctgcctcgtagctgaggtaggagcggcataggagccaccaacctagggtcgcctccggcttggtagacaagtggtgccaccctgttgcaggatggggtgaacaccacactgagtgaggactgcctatgctgtgagatggcggcatggggtaccccctgcaaAGGTACCCGTTGTacccttgcagtcattcaagcggcataggtaggtgagtgttggggcacgtgtggtgccagtgtgtcttgtgcaaatgtgttgcatggggagtgtcgaagagttgaggcgcatacgtgcacttgtgtacgtcatggaggggcgcaatgcccaatagtcatcccaagtattgcttaattgcgggccggggaatgactggagaggaaggagttggttttagtgggtcgggagtggtgatcccatccccacactacctgggttcgcctccccaggtgtctgtttgcagatttccattaccttcgttaaaaaaaaaaaaaaaaaaaacctaccgtcggccccggtgccccggggcccccttccggctaaatccggtcctgctTATATATATGAAGAAGGTATATGCAGGACAGGAGTATGATTCGAAGATgggaaaaatatttaccaaaaggctttcaatcagaattgcagtttgatactattttgaaaaaaactaccttagagaacactgtactctgatatctttaggcagcccttactttgcaccgttcaatgtggaaaaacgatccataaagaatgaaaacgatccataaatatcatctgaatgttccataaaacgcaaccaaaaatccataaaatagttcgaaagattccataaagaatattttatgATCCATGAAACTTtgaatatgatccataaaactttgaaaaatgatccataaaaattcaattgcgcaatttatatcctgatgatgatccataatttcagcaatatgatccataattttggtcatatgatccataattttgataatgtgatccataatccttggaaagaaggccaatgaaactatattaattgatccacacattttataaaatctatggatcatttatcaaaatttatggatcatatcaccaaaactatggatcatttgaacaaagttatggatcaaatggccagaattatggatgaCTATgacatatgactaaaattatggatcatattactgaaattatggatcatcatcacgataaaaaaaatgcgcaaatttgatgttttatggatcaaaatatagttttttatggatcattttccaaagatttatggatcatttgtcatattttcatgggaaaatagcaagaattgtattgtttttcttgaccatgttaatggaacatatttcccaataaattgctaaattttagcttagttatggatcgaaaaattattctttatgaaatctcattaactattttatggatttatggtagcattttaaggaacatttagatgttatttatggatcgttttccagttttttatggatccgtctttatcgtttatatgcaaaagtatgttttgccgatATCTTTATAATTAAACAACACATTTTGGAGGATCAAGAACTCCAAATACTTTTGCTTTTCAGCTGATAATCTCCAATAAGACACTCTTGAATGTATCTTTAAACACAGCTTTTCggacgcatacagtcgatttcgaagatgtgtttgcaggtatttattttcaggaattgttccattcggggaaatgttacattcggggaattgttacattcggggaattgttacattcaggAATTTGCATTcagggaattgttacattcagggaaattacattcgggaAATTGCATTCAGGGATTtagttttcggggaattgtcgtacaatcaacTTACGTACCTTTTAAAATGGATTACGATTTGAACAATATAAAACTATAACAATTTTCCCATTCTACTCTTTCCAAATTTATCATTCTATTCTACCAAACGtttgtccaaaaaagttttttatgtattaggccgttacaaatatttaatttactttttgtcctactagtctccgaaaggtcaagggataaataaatattaaaataaaaactccttggatttgttaacgaatgttttgaaaatcctcaaaattatccgaattttattttatttaatattatttttttggcaaaaaaaaatccgagggggggagacaaaatggattttaaatatttgtatcggccttattaaaaaaacattcagatatagaaaaatatattaagcttttagtggaatgtattaaaccgagtcgagtcaagtacaagacactgaagacgaccacacagttgtggtcgaaatacgtatctgcaaagataacgaaaattaactggtggaattaaatggacagtgcttatttcgtcttagacggtttattcAGATATAGCCTACGCAGCACTTAACGATTCAGTAAGAGAATCAGATTGTTCAAGAAAAGATAAAAGTAAGAAGTATGTGGATCATAAGTCGAAcgccaaaaattctaaaaatgatGACGGATTTTATGAATTTGCTAAAAAATTCATCAAACGTAACCAATTTCATTAACAACCACATGTTGTGTTGAAAAGGGAAATTTGGCTACCAGACAGACATTGATTTTGCACTACAATTACATGATacatctaacaaatcatgatcaTTATTTAATACTAGccgacccgacgaacttcgttacGCCTAAAATTTAtctattctctgattagttgtCGAGCTATGCAGAAATTTCAGTTTCATCTGtatggggaggggtctcgaaccagctcaagaaccttccccggcctcaaaaacctctgcatacaaattttcacgcagttcggttcagtagtttccgagtctataaggttcagacagacagaaattcatttttatgtatataaaaaatagaagaagaagatatggcTAATATCATTtcctgggcaacgctcaggatggagatctttcaagtcggccttttgcaccactggaggtgtacaggattcataagtaagAAATATCATTtccacataatcagaatgcattagattgattttaatattcagaccttctaaaataacgcgaaacatcaaaattttaagCATTTTTGTTCAAGTTTACCacattttgtacaaagtttaccacacgaagatctgatattccatgccGTTAAAAGCCTTTTCAATATCTTTCTTTTGTGCTTAATAAGATGAAggagggacctctgcaagtGTCGGTtaaagaagtgtccggtattggaaGGTGTCCAGCGCtaggggatctccccctaaaatAGACGGCCCTCACGAAACAAACAATTCAGTTAAAAATTCAGGAGGTtcatcaaaacagcaaatgATATCGTTTAGCATAGGAAAGCGAAAAAGTCACTCTAAGTAAATTAATTATCTTATAATCTGTTTTACgaagtttacgtcgggcggtcgtatcttgtatataacccttctgttTTTCCAAATATCATCTTTATGCTTCTTCTTCTACATGCAACGTTTGTTCGCCCATTAGGACAATCATTACATTTCCAGTGTTTATAGAACATTTCTGAAAAGCATGTCTCTTTTTTGCTTTAAAAGCAtatcttcaaacatttttacgAATTTCCAGAAGTGATAATGGATTcctgtaaattttataaaatactagtcgacccggcagacgttgtccgcatagtaggcgaaaatgcgcgttctgaaCTACTCAAGCAAAATTCCTATACAaatcttaatttcagttttCTCATCCTTACTTACTTttacatgaggaaatatcatataaacccgtcggaaactgtaacgaacatatctgctgaaggaatgaagaaaatccatccagctgttttcgagttatgaggatacgaacacagaccatttcatttttattatatagattgaaTTATTACAATCAATTATCACTAACTTCTAGAAATTCTAACCTGTAGTAATGTTCAGAAATTTCACTACGATCTACCAGTAAAGCTAATGATCGTCCAAGAATCTTCAAGGGTGTTCAGCTCTATTTAGGGGGTTTCAGAAGTCTCAAGAACACGGTTACTCCGAATTTCAGACCTTTTTTTCTAACttctaaaatttcttgcaaacgtAGGTATATTTGTGATTCCTTGTCTAGTTTCTTAACTTTTGAAGATGAGCGCAGCAGTCTAGTGATTACCGCCTTTGCTTTATAGGTAGGAGGTGTGGCATAAACTTCATCACTTCTCTAAGTGAATCCTTGATCTATATTTCTGTTCATCTACCTTACCGAGTTAACAAAATCTCCTTTCCGTGGTATTGGGTCctgaaatgaagaatcgatattcgattgtCTTTC
The nucleotide sequence above comes from Armigeres subalbatus isolate Guangzhou_Male chromosome 3, GZ_Asu_2, whole genome shotgun sequence. Encoded proteins:
- the LOC134224340 gene encoding uncharacterized protein LOC134224340; translated protein: MALNSDWFHPFHKDCTVQDTNIAKSQGYTSFLHSATEKGCGKRARNIHSGVRTVRPTAAPFNVRQTVSVSDRKTQLIEFRSTTRGYFETKLIKSLFICEPLYSIKQ